The Daucus carota subsp. sativus chromosome 2, DH1 v3.0, whole genome shotgun sequence genome includes a window with the following:
- the LOC108209915 gene encoding protein PMR5 has product MAVTCSGPCYITKMFAGLVIYMLQIQIASSVMIAKSRHHNTFYKRSPMIQANQTSCALFIGTWVYDDTYPVYQSSACSIIDPEFNCQMFGRPDTDYLKYRWKPVNCELPRFDGEEFLIKMRGKNIMFVGDSLGRNQWESLICMISASVPRSPTQFIRGDPFSSFKFIEYGVAVQFYRAPYLVDIDLVQGKRILKLEDMSKNGGAWKNADVLSFNTGHWWTHKGSLQGWDYMEAEGQLYQDMERLVALERGLRTWAKWVDANVDKSKTRVFFQSISPTHYNPSEWSAGATSVAKSCYGEKTPMSGTAYPGAYPGQMKVLDAVIRNMSNPAYILDITMLSAMRKDAHPSIYSGDLSPEQRANPDHSADCSHWCLPGLPDTWNQLFYTALFYQ; this is encoded by the exons ATGGCTGTTACATGTTCAGGGCCGTGTTATATTACTAAGATGTTTGCAGGTTTAGTAATATATATGCTCCAAATACAGATAGCTTCATCGGTTATGATAGCGAAGAGCAGGCACCACAACACTTTTTACAAACGGAGCCCAATGATCCAGGCCAACCAAACAAGCTGTGCTTTGTTTATAGGCACTTGGGTCTATGATGATACTTACCCGGTTTATCAGTCCTCTGCTTGCTCCATTATTGACCCGGAATTCAATTGTCAAATGTTCGGCCGACCCGATACAGATTACTTGAAATACCGGTGGAAGCCAGTCAACTGTGAGCTACCTAG GTTTGACGGGGAGGAGTTTTTGATAAAAATGAGAGGGAAGAATATAATGTTTGTGGGTGATTCATTAGGCCGAAACCAATGGGAATCACTGATATGTATGATATCAGCGAGTGTGCCTCGTTCACCAACTCAGTTCATTAGGGGAGATCCTTTCTCAAGCTTTAAGTTTATT GAGTATGGTGTGGCAGTTCAGTTTTACAGAGCACCCTATTTGGTGGATATTGATTTAGTGCAAGGAAAAAGAATATTGAAATTGGAAGATATGTCGAAAAATGGAGGTGCCTGGAAAAATGCAGATGTGCTGTCGTTTAATACGGGTCACTGGTGGACACACAAAGGATCTCTTCAAGG GTGGGACTATATGGAAGCGGAGGGGCAGTTGTACCAAGATATGGAACGATTGGTTGCCTTAGAAAGAGGACTGAGGACATGGGCAAAATGGGTTGATGCAAATGTTGACAAAAGCAAAACCAGAGTTTTCTTTCAATCCATCTCTCCCACACACTACAA CCCGTCAGAGTGGAGTGCAGGCGCAACCTCAGTGGCCAAAAGTTGCTACGGTGAGAAAACACCAATGAGTGGCACAGCTTACCCAGGCGCGTATCCAGGCCAAATGAAGGTCCTTGATGCAGTGATAAGGAACATGAGTAACCCAGCTTATATACTTGACATAACTATGCTCTCTGCTATGCGTAAAGACGCGCATCCGTCTATTTACAGTGGcgatttgagcccggaacagaGAGCCAATCCTGACCATTCTGCTGATTGTAGTCACTGGTGCCTCCCTGGATTACCTGATACTTGGAATCAGCTCTTCTATACTGCACTGTTTTATCAATGA
- the LOC108209914 gene encoding asparagine synthetase [glutamine-hydrolyzing] gives MGCPKFLEPRYYFKWKPQPDACTILNLNNLIMCGILAVLGCSDDSQAKRARVLELSRRLKHRGPDWSGLYQYGDSYLSHQRLAVVDPDSGDQPLYNEDEKIVVTVNGEIYNHEELRKSLPNHKFRTGSDCDVIAHLYEEHGENFVDMLDGVFSFVLLDTSDNSFLAARDAIGITSLYIGWGLDGSIWISSEMKGLNDDCEHFEAFPPGHLYSSKRGGLKRWYNPTWFSEAVPSAPYDPIVLRNAFENAVVKRLMTDVPFGVLLSGGLDSSLVASIAARHFAGTKAAKLCETQLQSFCVGLEGSPDLKAGKEVADYLGTAHHEFHFTVQDGIDAIEDVIYHIETYDVTTIRASTPMFLMSRKIKSLGVKMVISGEGSDEIFGGYLYFHKAPNKEEFHRETCQKIKALHQYDCLRANKATSAWGLEARVPFLDKEFINVVMSIDPEWKMIKPEEKRIEKWILRKAFDDEEHSYLPKHILYRQKEQFSDGVGYSWIDGLKAHAELHVSDKMMLNAPNIFPHNTPATKEAYYYRMIFERFFPQKSAILTVPGGASIACSTARAVEWDASWSSNLDPSGRAALGIHDSAYETKLSSTVNTNLATKIVDTVPQMMERSSTQVTIQS, from the exons ATGGGATGTCCCAAGTTTTTGGAGCCTCGTTACTACTTTAAATGGAAACCTCAACCAGATGCATGTACAATTCTTAACTTGAACAACTTAATCATGTGCGGAATTCTAGCAGTTTTGGGTTGCTCTGATGATTCTCAGGCCAAAAGGGCTCGTGTTCTTGAGCTCTCCCGCAG ACTGAAGCACCGTGGCCCGGATTGGAGTGGTCTTTACCAGTATGGTGACTCTTACTTGTCTCATCAAAGGCTGGCAGTTGTTGATCCTGATTCTGGTGATCAGCCTCTCTACAATGAAGATGAAAAGATTGTGGTCACC GTGAATGGAGAAATATACAACCACGAGGAACTACGAAAGAGTTTGCCTAATCACAAATTCAGAACGGGAAGCGATTGTGATGTTATTGCTCATCTT TATGAAGAGCATGGTGAGAACTTTGTGGACATGTTAGATGGAGTGTTCTCCTTTGTGTTACTGGATACCAGCGATAATAGCTTCCTTGCTGCTCGCGATGCTATTGGGATCACTTCGCTATATATTGGTTGGGGACTTGATG GATCAATATGGATTTCTTCTGAAATGAAAGGCTTAAACGATGACTGCGAACACTTTGAGGCCTTTCCGCCAGGACACTTGTATTCTAGCAAGAGAGGAGGTCTTAAAAGATGGTACAATCCCACTTGGTTCTCTGAAGCAGTTCCATCAGCTCCATATGATCCAATTGTTCTAAGAAATGCATTCGAAAAT GCTGTGGTCAAAAGACTGATGACTGATGTACCATTTGGAGTTTTGTTATCTGGTGGTCTTGACTCATCGTTAGTTGCTTCCATTGCAGCTCGTCATTTTGCAGGCACTAAAgctgccaaactatgtgaaacACAGCTTCAATCCTTCTGTGTTGGCCTTGAG GGATCACCAGATTTGAAGGCTGGAAAGGAAGTTGCTGATTATTTGGGAACTGCTCACCATGAGTTTCATTTCACTGTCCAG GATGGCATAGATGCAATTGAGGATGTTATTTATCATATTGAAACTTATGATGTAACGACAATTAGAGCCAGCACTCCTATGTTTCTTATGTCACGTAAAATCAAGTCGCTAGGAGTGAAAATGGTCATTTCCGGTGAAGGTTCTGATGAAATTTTTGGGGGATACTTGTACTTTCACAAAGCTCCCAACAAAGAAGAATTTCACCGCGAGACATGTCAGAAG ATAAAAGCCCTCCACCAATATGATTGCTTGAGAGCAAACAAAGCAACATCTGCTTGGGGTTTAGAAGCTCGGGTTCCGTTTCTGGATAAGGAATTCATCAATGTTGTAATGAGTATTGATCCTGAGTGGAAGATG ATTAAGCCGGAGGAAAAACGAATCGAGAAGTGGATACTGAGGAAGGCCTTTGATGATGAAGAACATTCTTATTTGCCTAAG CATATTCTATATAGGCAGAAAGAGCAGTTTAGTGATGGTGTTGGCTACAGTTGGATCGACGGCCTTAAAGCTCATGCTGAACTACAT GTCAGTGACAAAATGATGCTGAATGCTCCTAATATCTTCCCGCACAATACCCCTGCCACAAAGGAAGCATATTACTACAGAATGATTTTTGAGAGATTCTTTCCACAG AAATCAGCAATATTGACCGTCCCTGGTGGAGCAAGCATAGCTTGCAGTACAGCAAGGGCTGTTGAGTGGGATGCTTCATGGTCAAGTAACCTTGATCCGTCTGGTCGGGCTGCACTTGGGATCCATGATTCAGCATATGAGACAAAATTGTCATCCACTGTGAACACTAATTTGGCTACAAAGATTGTTGACACTGTGCCTCAGATGATGGAACGAAGCTCAACCCAAGTCACGATTCAAAGCTAG
- the LOC108207693 gene encoding mitogen-activated protein kinase kinase kinase 20, protein MDNTNIIVLFFTDYFLFLSLVLYIYIPFTSSPPKTNQTKLNHILLQTFVYLHLFCFFHNMESVQRSWLRGACIGQGSFGTVNLAVDESDGRVFAVKSVELTSSNSQLLALENEIKILKSLSSPYVVNYLGDDVSRENSTAYRNLHVEYMPGGTAAELAKFPGADVDEGIVGPVTRCVVSALKYAHSLGIVHCDVKGRNVLVGSSKGVAKLADFGSAVESKEWKLPRGSPLWMAPEVIRGEYQGPESDVWSLGCTVIEMVTGKPAWQDKGFDTVFRIGYSDDLPKIPSQLSRLGKDFLDKCLRRNREERWSCDQLLQHPFLLTTCLSDVDAEVSPRCTLDWLNSNFSDEDDDQNLEIFNFEFGTTKIDSNVANVKSSDFLGKDRISKLASKTGAIWEESDGWVSVRTLADEKEQAAGSNWSNGADEKEEERAIMEVDDLTEETTKTCSVSKVCGEISGAINCEYSDSKDNNNVLLNQEFHECFPDKFTARAEGVLICPHVIQHKSYSYCTGNHMFWLSYFYCHKCKHRSYMTILCFTFCVQLRFITCFLTESDKLELKIKANHCLHRYTSHS, encoded by the coding sequence ATGGATAACACgaatataattgttttattttttaccgattattttttatttctctctctcgtactctatatatatataccatttACTAGTTCGCCTCCTAAgacaaaccaaaccaaactaaACCATATTCTCTTACAAACTTTTGTTTACTTGCATCTTTTCTGTTTCTTTCACAATATGGAAAGTGTACAACGTAGCTGGCTCAGGGGGGCTTGTATAGGCCAAGGCTCGTTCGGGACCGTGAATCTCGCCGTTGATGAATCGGACGGTCGCGTTTTCGCGGTCAAGTCGGTTGAGCTGACGTCATCAAACTCCCAGTTGTTAGCTCTTGAGAACGAGATTAAGATTCTTAAATCGCTTTCGTCGCCGTATGTTGTGAATTACCTCGGCGACGATGTGAGCAGGGAGAATTCTACGGCGTATCGGAATTTACACGTGGAGTATATGCCAGGTGGGACGGCGGCCGAGTTGGCCAAGTTTCCCGGAGCTGACGTGGACGAGGGGATTGTCGGTCCGGTGACACGGTGTGTTGTGTCGGCGTTGAAGTACGCGCATTCCTTGGGAATTGTGCATTGCGATGTCAAGGGGAGAAATGTTCTGGTGGGGTCCAGTAAAGGTGTTGCCAAGCTGGCCGATTTCGGGTCCGCGGTGGAATCAAAGGAGTGGAAGTTGCCACGTGGCAGCCCGCTTTGGATGGCGCCGGAGGTGATCCGAGGTGAGTATCAAGGACCCGAGTCCGATGTTTGGTCTTTGGGTTGCACGGTTATCGAGATGGTGACGGGGAAGCCAGCGTGGCAAGATAAGGGATTCGACACCGTGTTTCGAATCGGATATTCCGATGATTTGCCGAAGATTCCATCTCAATTGTCTCGACTCGGTAAAGATTTTTTGGACAAGTGTTTGAGGAGGAATCGTGAAGAGAGGTGGAGCTGTGATCAGTTGTTGCAGCATCCGTTTTTACTCACAACTTGTTTATCCGACGTGGATGCTGAGGTGTCACCGAGGTGTACTCTCGATTGGTTAAATTCCAATTTTTCGGACGAAGATGATGATCAGAatcttgaaatatttaattttgaattcGGTACGACAAAAATCGACTCAAACGTAGCTAATGTCAAAAGTTCGGATTTTCTCGGAAAGGATAGGATAAGTAAATTAGCTTCAAAGACGGGGGCAATCTGGGAAGAATCAGATGGCTGGGTTTCGGTGAGAACATTGGCAGATGAGAAAGAGCAAGCGGCCGGTTCAAATTGGTCCAACGGCGCTGACGAAAAGGAGGAAGAAAGGGCAATTATGGAAGTTGATGATTTAACCGAGGAAACAACCAAGACATGTTCGGTTTCGAAAGTGTGCGGTGAAATAAGTGGAGCGATAAACTGCGAATATTCAGATTCAAAAGACAATAATAATGTTTTACTGAATCAAGAATTTCACGAGTGCTTTCCCGACAAATTTACAGCAAGAGCAGAAGGTGTTTTGATCTGTCCGCATGTGATTCAGCATAAAAGTTACAGCTATTGTACTGGCAATCATATGTTTTGGTTGTCCTATTTTTACTGTCACAAATGTAAACACAGATCATATATGACAATTTTATGTTTTACATTTTGTGTTCAACTCCGCTTCATCACATGTTTTCTTACCGAAAGCGATAAATTAGAATTGAAAATAAAAGCAAACCATTGCTTACACCGTTACACGTCACATAGTTAA
- the LOC108205914 gene encoding probable protein phosphatase 2C 25, with protein MSCTVARSPVFSPSSASSLAHFCKPTSLASSPEKLTLTHSPSKLRKPPSGLIRASNDTVSSGSVATSSPTFSKRKRPAKLDIPVANLSFGFDVDTPRAAEERRREAVEVEGDGYSVYCKRGRREFMEDRYSAKLNIHEDSKQAMFGIYDGHGGAKAAEFAASNLDKNVIDQVGKMADQDIEAAVKRGYLMTDSEFLKEGSQGGSCCVTALIRKGELVVSNAGDCRAVVSRNGVGEALTSDHRPSRQDEKSRIEALGGYVDCGRAGVWRIQGSLAVSRGIGDQHLKQWVTAEPETKIVAIEPDFEFLILASDGLWDKVSNQEAVNAVRSNGEGIDKLEGVAVCKKLAELSVSRGSLDDISVMLIPLRQFC; from the exons ATGTCTTGTACCGTTGCACGCTCACCGGTTTTTTCGCCGTCATCAGCCTCGTCCCTGGCCCACTTCTGCAAACCAACTTCTCTCGCCTCCTCGCCGGAAAAGCTGACGCTGACTCACTCCCCGTCGAAGCTCCGGAAGCCGCCGAGTGGGCTGATTAGGGCTTCTAACGACACCGTTTCGAGCGGGTCTGTAGCGACTTCTTCGCCGACTTTTTCGAAGCGGAAGAGGCCGGCCAAGCTGGATATTCCGGTGGCGAATTTGAGCTTTGGGTTTGATGTGGACACGCCGAGGGCGGCGGAGGAGAGGAGGAGAGAGGCGGTGGAGGTGGAGGGAGATGGCTATTCTGTTTATTGTAAACGAGGGAGGAGAGAATTCATGGAGGATCGTTACTCTGCTAAGCTCAACATTCATGAAGATTCTAAAcag GCTATGTTTGGTATTTATGATGGACATGGAGGTGCAAAGGCTGCTGAGTTTGCAGCTTCGAATTTGGATAAGAATGTGATTGATCAAGTAGGGAAAATGGCTGATCAAGATATCGAGGCAGCTGTCAAGCGCGGGTATTTGATGACTGATTCAGAGTTTCTCAAGGAGGGTTCTCAAGGGGGATCGTGTTGTGTTACTGCATTGATCAGGAAGGGGGAGCTTGTGGTTTCAAATGCCGGGGACTGCCGTGCTGTTGTTAGCAGAAATGGAGTTGGGGAGGCACTTACATCAGATCACCGGCCTTCAAGGCAGGATGAAAAAAGTAGAATCGAGGCACTG GGTGGTTATGTAGATTGTGGTCGCGCAGGGGTTTGGAGAATTCAAGGATCTTTGGCCGTGTCTAGGGGAATTGGAGATCAACACCTAAAGCAATGGGTGACAGCTGAACCAGAAACGAAGATCGTTGCAATTGAACCTGATTTTGAGTTCTTGATCCTTGCTTCTGATGGTTTATGGGATAAG GTTAGTAATCAGGAAGCAGTGAATGCGGTTCGTTCTAATGGTGAAGGCATAGATAAGCTTGAAGGAGTTGCTGTGTGTAAAAAGCTGGCAGAACTATCTGTTTCGCGAGGCTCCCTTGATGACATCAGTGTTATGCTGATTCCATTGAGACAATTTTGTTGA